GATCCCGACGAAGCCGTTCACCTGGAAGAAGGCCCGGTTCAGCCGGGACAGGTCGCCGGGCCTGACGATCGAGTGCTCGTAGACGAAGGCGCAGCAGACCACGATCAGACCGACCCAGAAGGCCCATCCGGCGTCGGTCAGCACCGCGTACCAACCCAGCAGCAGCACGGTCACGACGTGCGCGACCCGGGCGCCGCGCAGCGCGTTGTCCACGCCGAAGCGGGCCGGGACGGAGCGGACGCCGTCGGCGCGGTCGGCGGCGACGTCCTGGCTGCCGAAGATCAGGTCGAAACCGCCGATCCAGACGCCCACGGCGAGCCCCAGCACCAGGGCGTCCCAGGACCAGTGGCCGGTGACGGCCAGCCAGGCCCCGATCGGGCCCATCGCCTGCGCCAGGCCCAGGATCGCGTGCGGGAAGTCGGTGAACCGCTTGCCGTAGGGGTAGACCACCATCGGGATCACCGCGACCGGCGCCAGCGCCAGGCAGAGCGGGTTGAGCAGCGCCGCCGCGCCCAGGAAGACCAGCAGCGCGACCGCCGAGCCGACGTACGCGGTGCGCATCGACACCGCGCCGGTGACCAGCTCGCGTCCGGCGGTGCGCGGGTTGCGGGCGTCGATCTCGCGGTCGATGATCCGGTTCGCGGCCATGGCGAAGGTCCGCAGGCCGACCATGGCGAGGGTGACCAGCAGCAGCTGCAGCCAGTGCACCCGGCCGTTGTCGAGGAACATGGCCGTCAGCGAGGCGATGTAGGCGAAGGGGAGGGCGAAGACCGAGTGCTCGATCATCACCAGCCGCAGGAACGCCTTGGCCCTCCCCTGGACCGACCCGGATCCCGGCTCCGATCCGGGAGCGGGGGTGACGACGACGGCGCTCACA
The Streptacidiphilus albus JL83 genome window above contains:
- the mqnP gene encoding menaquinone biosynthesis prenyltransferase MqnP gives rise to the protein MSAVVVTPAPGSEPGSGSVQGRAKAFLRLVMIEHSVFALPFAYIASLTAMFLDNGRVHWLQLLLVTLAMVGLRTFAMAANRIIDREIDARNPRTAGRELVTGAVSMRTAYVGSAVALLVFLGAAALLNPLCLALAPVAVIPMVVYPYGKRFTDFPHAILGLAQAMGPIGAWLAVTGHWSWDALVLGLAVGVWIGGFDLIFGSQDVAADRADGVRSVPARFGVDNALRGARVAHVVTVLLLGWYAVLTDAGWAFWVGLIVVCCAFVYEHSIVRPGDLSRLNRAFFQVNGFVGISLFAFALLDLVLRGLGV